In Pseudomonas sp. HR96, the DNA window CGCGTGCCAAAGCCCTTCGATTTTCTCGAGGGCGTGCTGTTGATGGAGATGGTCTGCGACGAATACGGCGACGCCGCGCCGCGGCTCAACGACGTCTCGTTGGAAGCCGACCAGGCGCGGGAGTATCACGCCTTCCTGATTCGCCAGATCGTGCTGATGCTCTGCACCGGCCTGGTGCATGGTGACCTTTCCGAGTTCAACGTGCTGCTGTCGCCTGACGGCCCGGTGATCATCGACCTGCCACAGGCTGTCGACGCAGCGGGCAACAACCACGCCTTCAGCATGCTGGAGCGGGATGTAGGCAACATGGCCAGCTATTTCGGGCAATTTGCCCCGGAGTTGAAGCAGACTCGCTACGCCAAGGAAATGTGGGCGTTGTACGAAGCGGGCAATCTGCACCCGGCCAGTGTGCTCACCGGCGAGTTTGCCGAGGAAGAGGTCGAGGCCGATGTCGGCGGCGTGATGCGCGAGATCGAAGCGGCGCGGCTGGACGACGCGCGCCGACGTGCGGCGCGCGAGGCCGACGAGACGCCGGCAGGCAAATCCGATGAACCGCCGCCCCCGCCCTGGTTGCAATAGCGGCTCACTGGCAGCAATTGCCGGACGCCAGGTTCGCCAGAATCGGGCAGTCCGGCCGCTCGTCGCCCTGGCAGTGGCTGACCAGCTGCTGCAATGAATCGCGCAGCGCGGTCAGTTCATCGATGCGTCGGTCGAGGTCCTCGACGTGGGCCCTGGCCAAGGCCTTGACGTCGGCGCTGGCACGGCTGCGGTCCTGCCACAGGGTCAGCAGGCGGCCCACTTCCTCCAGCGAGAAGCCCAGGTCGCGGGCGCGCTTGATGAACCCCAGGGTGTGCAGGTCGTCGGCCCGGTACAGGCGGTAGCCGCTGTCGCTGCGATGGGCCGCGCTGAGCAGCCCGATCGACTCGTAATAGCGAATCATTTTGGCGCTGAGCCCGCTCTGGCGGGCGGCCTGGCCGATATTCATGGTTGACCCCTCGAACTGAAACCTGGCCGCCAGCGAGTCAGCCACAGTGCATTGAGCACCACGCTGACGCTCGACAAGGCCATGGCTGTGCCGGCCAGTACCGGGCTGAGCCAGCCGGCGGCGGCCAGTGGAATGCCGAGCAGATTGTAGATGAATGCCCAGAACAGATTCTGGCGGATTTTCGCCTGAGTGCGGCGGCAGATGTCCAGTGCCGCCGCGACCAGGCGCGGGTCGCTGCGCATCAGGGTGATCCCCGCTGCCTGCATGGCCACGTCGGTGCCACTGGCCATGGCCAGGCCGAGGTCGGCGGCGGCCAGCGCCGGCGCGTCGTTGATGCCGTCGCCGACCATGGCCACCACCTGCGTACGGCGCAGCGTTTCGATGACCTGCGCCTTGCCGGCGGGCAGCACCTGGGCATGTACCTGGTGGATGGCCACGGCTGTCGCGATCTGCCGTGCACTGCCCAGGTTGTCGCCGGTGAGCAGGTGGCATACGACCCCGTCCGCCTGCAGTAGCGCCACTGCCGCTCGGGCCTGCGGGCGCGCCTCGTCGGCGAAA includes these proteins:
- a CDS encoding PA4780 family RIO1-like protein kinase — encoded protein: MKTPKRIEPLIEDGLVDEVLRPLMSGKEAAVYVVRCGNELRCAKVYKEANKRSFRQAAEYQEGRKVRNSRQARAMAKGSKFGRKEAEEAWQNAEVAALFRLAGAGVRVPKPFDFLEGVLLMEMVCDEYGDAAPRLNDVSLEADQAREYHAFLIRQIVLMLCTGLVHGDLSEFNVLLSPDGPVIIDLPQAVDAAGNNHAFSMLERDVGNMASYFGQFAPELKQTRYAKEMWALYEAGNLHPASVLTGEFAEEEVEADVGGVMREIEAARLDDARRRAAREADETPAGKSDEPPPPPWLQ
- the cueR gene encoding Cu(I)-responsive transcriptional regulator: MNIGQAARQSGLSAKMIRYYESIGLLSAAHRSDSGYRLYRADDLHTLGFIKRARDLGFSLEEVGRLLTLWQDRSRASADVKALARAHVEDLDRRIDELTALRDSLQQLVSHCQGDERPDCPILANLASGNCCQ